The Hymenobacter sp. DG01 sequence GGCTACTGGCAAGGAAGAAGCCCGGCGCAGACGCTCGACGAGCGTATCGGTAAACAGCTCCGGAAGGTGTACTGCCACCAGCACAGCCCACGGGAAATCGGGCGGGAGCCCACGCAGTACGGCTTCTACCGCAGGCGCGCCGCCGGTAGAGCCGCCAATAACTATTACCCCTTGTGGAGGCAAGGGGGCAGCGAGGCGCCGCTCAGAAACAGGCCGCCGCGCCTCAGCCACCGGCGTAAGCCGGGGTTTGGCTGCCAGCAGCTTACGCCGGATACTGTTCCGCCACTCAGGTAATTCGGCTGGATTTGCTGGAAGCTGCGCAACGTAATCATACACTCCCATGCGGCTTACTTCTCGCAGCATGGCAGGCAAGGGAGGGCGCATGCTGTACAGCAGCACGGGCACCGGAAAATAACGCTGCAGTTGCTCCAGTCCCAGCAGCTGATCTTCCCCCACCAGCACTACTCCCGGCCGCAGGCGCCGGGCGGCGGCTCGCAGCTCGTTGGCAGCCACAGCTGTACCTACCACCTCCAGTTCCGGATCGGTATGTAGCAGCCGCGTAAGCTCCGTGCGCACACTTGTGGGCAGGTTGCCAAGCAGTATAGGAAAAGACTCAGTTGGGAAGGACACGGGAAAAGAAACTACTGGAAGCAAGCAAAAAGCTACCGGACCGGAAGGTCAGTCTTTACTCCTGCTCGGGGGCAGAAGCAGACGACTCCTGAAGGGCACTACCTACTATTTCCAGCACCTTTTCCTCCGAGAAAGGCTTCACGATATAAGCCGTGGCACCACTCTCAAGAGCCTCGTTAACAATAACTTCCTGCCCAACTGCCGAGCACATCACAACTTTTACCTCGGGTTGCTCCTGACGGATACCTTTCAGCACATCTAACCCGGTGTTATCGGGCAGGATTACGTCCAGCGTGATTAAATCGGGTTGGGTTGCGGCGGCCATTTCCAGCGCTTGCTGCCCATTTGCAGCTTCTCCTACCACCTCATAGCCGGCGTCGGTAAGCATGTTTTTAAGCATCGTGCGCATGTAAAAAGAGTCGTCGACGATGAGGATGCGGTTTTTCATGGAAAGGGAGAATGAGGAAAGACTGGAAGCTGAACGGTACAATGAACTATGCCTTTGTACGGCTGCCGGCAGCGGAAGATTCCGCCTTGGGCTGCAACTGCATGATTTCGGAGGGGGTGAGCAGCTTCAGCATGTCAAGGACCACGATAATGCGGCCGTCAACTTTGGCAATTCCCTCAATGTATTTATCGTGAATGTTGATGTCCTGGATAAATTCAGGCGCTTTCTCAATGCTGGAAACCGGAATGGACAACGGCTGAGGTACCTCGCGTACCATAATGCCGATGGTATATTCCTTAGCCTCTATTGCCATGGTATAAGACATGGCCGGCATCCCAACATCAGCTGAGCGTAGGCGAAAACGCTCCTCCAGATCAACAATGGCAATAATGTCGCCGCGCAGGTTCGCAATGCCCTTAACAAAGGGGGGCGTTTTGGGCATACGGGCAATTTCGGGGGTTATGGTTACCTCCTTCACCTGCTCAATACGAATCCCGTACTCTTCATCTCCCAGCCGAAAAACAATCAGCTGAATGATGAGGTCCTGTTTGACGTTTTTTTCTGATTCAGGCATGCCTGAGCGGCTGG is a genomic window containing:
- a CDS encoding response regulator, with translation MKNRILIVDDSFYMRTMLKNMLTDAGYEVVGEAANGQQALEMAAATQPDLITLDVILPDNTGLDVLKGIRQEQPEVKVVMCSAVGQEVIVNEALESGATAYIVKPFSEEKVLEIVGSALQESSASAPEQE
- a CDS encoding chemotaxis protein CheB, with protein sequence MRTELTRLLHTDPELEVVGTAVAANELRAAARRLRPGVVLVGEDQLLGLEQLQRYFPVPVLLYSMRPPLPAMLREVSRMGVYDYVAQLPANPAELPEWRNSIRRKLLAAKPRLTPVAEARRPVSERRLAAPLPPQGVIVIGGSTGGAPAVEAVLRGLPPDFPWAVLVAVHLPELFTDTLVERLRRASSLPVAAASSGQLLRAGHVLVAPGGRNLAVRAVADSPWVGWQTDFVSEASLDVPSVDVLMHSAARVVGRNVLGVVLTGFGQDGTAGARYVRQQGGVVVAQDEATSAVFGMPKSVINAGLASAVLPLPAIADFVVRYVRTVPAVHASHFSPLSQPVQAR
- a CDS encoding chemotaxis protein CheW, whose product is MPESEKNVKQDLIIQLIVFRLGDEEYGIRIEQVKEVTITPEIARMPKTPPFVKGIANLRGDIIAIVDLEERFRLRSADVGMPAMSYTMAIEAKEYTIGIMVREVPQPLSIPVSSIEKAPEFIQDINIHDKYIEGIAKVDGRIIVVLDMLKLLTPSEIMQLQPKAESSAAGSRTKA